The DNA segment GgctcaaaatttttaatttgatcgttaattattttttatgagaaTTCGTTAATTTTTTTgcccatatatatttatattagttTTGATCTCACGCGCCCTAGATTTCACGTGCATTCGTGTCCAAAACAACTCCGATTGCCTTGAAATTTTTACGGTTGAGTCGTCTCGAAAATGCGAATCCAATGATATACCATGTGATATAAATTTCAATCTCGGTGGTCGGAAATGTGAAGATGACCGGAAATTGCATATTTCACCTAATTTTCGGCCATCTACATATTTCCGACCACCGATATTAAAATTTGTTTCATATGATATATCATTGGATTCGCATTTTTGAGACGACCAtaccgtgaaaatttcaagGCAATCGGATTTATTTTGTGCACGGGTGCATGTGGAAACCTCACGCATCCTAGGGTGCGTGGGATCAAAactgtatttatatatatatatatatataatatacacatatatgtgaaattttcataaattctatatatgataatgtaccaatttttggttcaaaatccaaaatttgattGGATGCTATGAAGTACCAAATCACGAGTTAATGTTGAAGGTTGGAACTCGGGTTATGTTGTTGCGGAACATATATCATTCTTTTGGATTATGCAATAACATTAGATTGATCGTGACGAGACTCGAAAAACATGTTTTGGAAGgaaaaattattgaaagttATATTGGTCATAAAGTGCTTATTCCAATAACGCAATAGGCCcattttgatttgaatattcattttaaattcaatcaaaaacaatATCTTTTAATTGTATCATACACAATGTCAATCAACAAAAGTCGGAGTCAATCGTTGTCTCGTTCATGACTTGTTTTGAAGAACCTCGTTTTTAATCATTTCAATTGTACTTCGTATATAGATTTGCGAATCTTAGCTTGTGATCTTAAGAATTTTGATATGTGATgatagaaacaaagaaaagtagAATAACTAACGTTCCAATATATAAGAagggttttcaaaatttttagataaattttttttgttcctCAAATGGTAGGATCTATAATTcattagtttatttatttattcaaatgcttatgctaaaaaaaatttaaaattaaattaaattatataaaacaagattatatgcaaaataaaataacagTGATTGGATAATAATGAATGCCTCGTGTACACCCTGCCGTACCTAATCTGAAATGAACTGTCCCGCGCTCGTTGAACGAATGTTCAAAGACCCAAAATCCCTTTCCACCGAACCTTCCCTTCCACGAAACATATGTGCTTCTTTCTTCACTcccagaaaatcaaattctatGCGAGATCGTGTATTCTTTAATCAATCACAatttgaattttcaaaaatcatttcCGATCTCGTTTTGGTCTCTGGAAGAAATCTACTCTTCTCGTTTCCTGAATGAACGAGTCTCCGCCGTTGCCGTTTCCTCATCATGGAACttctcatcatcatcatcatccatCATTTCCTCAACCGCCGTTTCCCCAGCCCCCCCTATTTCCTCGACGGACGCGGGAGAGAACCCATAACTCATCTCACCGAGATGTTTCGATGGAGACTGTAAGTGATGGCCCCTCACAGATCAGAGTTGGTGTTTGGTTTGGCGTCGCTGTTGCGctctttttttatgtttttggtGAGTTTTTACCTTATTGTCGCAGTTATGCAGCAGTAAGTAATGCGTTGTTCCTAAGCTTGTTAATATGTTACTAGCACTTATGTATGCGTAAGAAAATTGTGATTTATGTGTTTGTTGACTTAGGTATGCACCAAGGTTAGAATTTTGCACTTGGTTTGTAATTGCTTCTTCTCATAAATAAAGCCAAAAGAAGAGTTGGACTTCTCGGATTTTCTATTTCTGTATCGCTGATGTAAAGAAACGTGAGAACTTACTGATCTATTGGTTTCGATCAGTTAGTTGAGTAGCGAAAGAATTGTTGATGAAATATCTTCGGTCAATTTTATCTATTCAATCAATGTTATGCACGTTGCTTACAAAGTCGGGAGCAGGAAATGAATATTTGTTCCATTTCTGATTTCAGCTTCTGCCATTTCGATATTCGGGGTATATGCACCCCAGGATATGAGGCTCGGTTCATATTCATCAATACTGATTAATCCCAACCATCTTATTGTCGAGTCTGTAAAGGTAATTTTGAGGTAGATTGTGTTTTTGGTTTGCTTAATGTTACCATTTTTATTTCTATATCGAAAGTTTCGAAACCGCACCATTTGATAATTTTGATTAGCAATACGACGACTTGGCAGTTGGCACCCTAAAAACTGATGCCTTATTCTATTCTAAGTCAATAGTAACTTTTACTAGGTGGAGAAACTTGAACCAGCTAAAGATCTAATGCTGTACGGTTTTCATAAAAGTCCCCCTCTGGATGCTGTTATCAACTGGACGGATAGTCACATGGTTACTTTCCCTGCCAGTACTCACAAAGTAAGTTTAACTAAGTTCTTTTATACTAAACGTAATTTTTGTACTTCTATTGTTCCTATATACCAGATGTAATTTTTATTTCGTCCCCATAAAAGAGGAATAAATGCAGATACCTTGTTTACTTCAAATGCAGGAGTGGATATTTTACTTGAATGAAGGATCTAGAATAAATATTTCTTATTCAGTGAACTCCGGACGTTCTTCATCTCTTGTCCTAGTAATTGTGGAAGGTAATTGTTAGCTTCTTAAGCATAAGTTCACTTTGAATGTTTAGTGACCAGATACCATTATGAAACAATATCGAAAAAGTAATGGGATAGGATTGTTTACGTTGTGCTGGTGGCTGCAGATAGTAGTTAAACTCGCATAATGAGAGTGTGAAAGAAACAAGTCTTGTAGAATCTTCAAACATATTTTACCTTCTGGTTTTTTTTCCTTCCGCAGCTTTTATCttgagaatttttttaaaaaaaaaaggattgtgAGGCTAACGGTCATAGAATTTGGTGTCTCTGTTGATGGTACGCCAATTAACAGCAGTGGTGAGTGCTTTTTGCGATTTGGTTTACTATGCTAAGCTTATTTTTTGTAGTCTTTAGCTTTGGAAGTGAACATTGAGCATGTTGCAGTGTGAAAAACGTGTTTGGGTGGTAGATGTCAATGAGAGGAAAAAGAGTGTCTAAAACAATTAGCAAACAAGTACATGTACAGAAAGATTGTGTTTTATGTGCAGGACGCACAACACTTTCTGTTGTGTTGGCATTTCATATCAGTTgtatatttttatcttgtgagcTGTTCATGTTTTTCTATTTGCTACTCTGAGCTCTTTTCCTGCATTGCGAACCATCTCAGGGAATGAAGGACTAGATGTGTGGCTTGATAATCCATCATACCCAACTACAGCTTTATCATGGAATATCATCTACGGTAATGTGAAACATGATTTGCGAGTGTGTGTGATTTTATTGCAACTCGCTCACTTTGTTTTCCTTAGGAAATGGATCATTTCAGTATGAGATGCCGAAATCTTCTTCCTACTACATTGCAGTGGGCAACTTGAACTATGAAGTCGTAGAGGCAAGCATTTTGCAATAACGCATCCTAGTTTCTATTTTAACATGGCAAGAATTTTTGAGGGGCAATCTTCATTCTTCTTATTCGCATTATCAATGTCTCGTTTTCATTTTTTAACAGAAGGGTTGTTTGCTGATGTTGGATATGCTAAACAGGTGGAATTGAAGATTGGAATTAAAGCTCTCCTTTACAACACAGCAGAAGCATATCACAAGTGCAATATTGCGGAGGGTACATGTAACGTGAACCTCTTTTTCCTAAGTGACAATACCGCCCTTCTTACCTCTCCTGGTCAAATATCCGTAAGTCTTACTTTGGTTGAAGTCGGTTTCTCGTGACAAATATATTGGCTATCTGCAACAGTTAAAAGTTCCGACTCACACTCTTGTTCATCACCACTCTGTTTCCTAGAAGTCAAAATCTATTATTCATCTGTCTCTAGGGGCTTGCCAATGATGACTGGAGCGTGAAGATTGTATATGGACCTCGATGGAGTGTGTATCTCGTTGGCATAGGTACTCTTTTCCATGTTAATTCACTAGGATAGTATCTATACCTATTAATTTCTTTTATGATTTCTTTAATCTCTAATTTCTTTTTCGTGCAGGTGTAGTCACTTTTTTTGTGCTACTCATCAATCGCATTTTGAACAATTTCCAAAGCACCAACCAAGAAAATGGAATAGGTCCAGCAGGACTCCCGGGATCCGAGAGAGCCCCATTGCTTGTTCAAAAAGATGACAACCCCTCGAGTCAGGGTTCCTCTTATGCCTCCGACTCTGAGGATGAATTGTATCTTGAACATGTGCAGGCTGGAGATACACAGAATGGAAAGCCGGTAAGAGACGATGAATACAACAGCAACATCCGCCGGCTTTGTGCAATATGCTTTGATGATCCAAGGGATTGCTTCTTCATTCCATGCGGCCATTGTGTGGCTTGTTTTGGATGCGCGACGAGGTACCTTTTATCAGCcctaatgttttttttatcatacTAGTTGGTTTTTGACATTGCATCTTCATATGGGCTATGCTCATCGGATAACCCGATATCCTTTTTTCCTTTCCGATTAACGAATTGAAGTATATCTCAGAAATATTTATCTGTGCTATAGTGGAATACATTACTTTAGATGCTCATGCCTCATGGTATAGTAGCCAAATTGTATTTAAAGTTGTATTCTGAAGATTTGGAGATAATGGATAATAGGTTGTGAGAATATACTGATTTGattgaaatatataaaaatctcgTTGGCAATTGATTTTTATTAAACACGGTATCTGGGAATTTGATATGGATTCCTACCAGCATATAACAAAACAGAGGAACGTACATACTAGAGAGGGACCAGAACAAAGTCTCTTATTACTAAATTTTACATAAAATTTGCGCATTATTACAAAGGAAAATCTGATCTATcacttttttaaaataaatttcaaatgttTGGCTGAGTAAATACTAACGTTTATATTTTGCCCAAAAAATTTCTTGAAGGCCAGGACTACCTCTTCAAGATCTGAATAGTCCCCCTATTAATGCCTCCTTAGACTCACCTTTGGCATACCCACCAACATTTGTTTAGACCAATCTGGGCTGGTTGTGCCATGTACCAATAATGTTTCATTTTCTATCATAGGGGATGAGATGAAATAAATCGCCATAAACTAGGTATATGGTTTTTGCTTCGATACGGGATTGGTTAATTAGCTGAAAGGACAGTCAAAGAAATTTGTTCCagcgttgttgttgttgttgtttgtttgttttttttagcaGCCAATACTAGTACCaacttaaaaataactaaaacatCACCTTATCCGAACTTCACAGGATAGTAGCGTCTTCTGGAAACTGCCCCATTTGCCGTAGACATACAAAAAAGGTGAGGAAGATATACACAGTTTGAGCAGCACACCAATCTTTCTGCAACTTGCTTACCCGGTCAGTATATAACACGCATACACCACAGAGACCCTCATGAAGTAAAATGTTTGGGAAACTATTTATGTTTAGTGCTCAAAGAAAAACAGCTAGTTTTGTCGCTAATGATTttttggtatatatatatatgtgatgaAACATTTCCTAAAGTTCAGTCCACTTGATTTTTGCTTTGGTGGTTTCTATTGTATGTCTTGTCATATGATAAAGATAGGTAACTGAAAAAAGTTTGATTGTCATACGCATTCCATGTATGGAAAATTTGTAAAATGTCTTACAAGCATTGTAATATTGTCTCGGTGTTCGTTCTCTCATTAATCCACTCAGAGATGAGATCAAGAACAAACATATGGCTGATAAATCATATGAAAAAATTGTCCTCAAATTTCGTGATTGGATATGTCTATGTTCTAGGTGAGATTGTATCATATCAATCACAGGTGGGAGCAATCGACCTGGACTGTCATTTCAATAAATAATGCATGTCACATATGCAATGCTTTCACTTGCCAAAAAACTAAATGCGTAGCGTCCATTCTACCATGTTACAAAGGGAGGCCCCCTACTCATCTTTGAAGTTTGAACATTCTACCATATCTTATCCGTGTTTAGTGTATATTTTCTCGTTTTACCCACGACGTTAAAAAGTTGGATCACGCCACGAGTCATTTAAATTTATAGCAGTTCCTCtgtatttagaaaaaaaaatgacattCTCCTACTAGAAATGAATGATGGACAAACCATTACATTAGTTATCTTTCAATTAACcttt comes from the Henckelia pumila isolate YLH828 chromosome 1, ASM3356847v2, whole genome shotgun sequence genome and includes:
- the LOC140875551 gene encoding E3 ubiquitin-protein ligase APD1-like; the protein is MNESPPLPFPHHGTSHHHHHPSFPQPPFPQPPLFPRRTRERTHNSSHRDVSMETVSDGPSQIRVGVWFGVAVALFFYVFASAISIFGVYAPQDMRLGSYSSILINPNHLIVESVKVEKLEPAKDLMLYGFHKSPPLDAVINWTDSHMVTFPASTHKEWIFYLNEGSRINISYSVNSGRSSSLVLVIVEGNEGLDVWLDNPSYPTTALSWNIIYGNGSFQYEMPKSSSYYIAVGNLNYEVVEVELKIGIKALLYNTAEAYHKCNIAEGTCNVNLFFLSDNTALLTSPGQISGLANDDWSVKIVYGPRWSVYLVGIGVVTFFVLLINRILNNFQSTNQENGIGPAGLPGSERAPLLVQKDDNPSSQGSSYASDSEDELYLEHVQAGDTQNGKPVRDDEYNSNIRRLCAICFDDPRDCFFIPCGHCVACFGCATRIVASSGNCPICRRHTKKVRKIYTV